NNNNNNNNNNNNNNNNNNNNNNNNNNNNNNNNNNNNNNNNNNNNNNNNNNNNNNNNNNNNNNNNNNNNNNNNNNNNNNNNNNNNNNNNNNNNNNNNtatatatatatatatatatatatatatatatatatatataattatacgtatatatatgtgtgtgtatatatatatatatatatatatatacacacacacacacatatgcttattttagaagttttgtaCCCACAACTTCAACAGAAACGGGATTATAATTTATATCAAGAAAACCAACTTTTCCTTTTGTGGCTTTTTTAGAGATGCTTAACATTTATAAAGAACCTATGGTTTGGGATACCCGGCATCATTCTGGGTATAACCTGGCTTTGCTGAGCTAGTGAGATTACATTCTACATCCCTAGCAATTGCACAACAAATTTATGAACTCAAAGCAACATCTGAACAAGGCATAATACGTGCTAAAAGCATTACGTGAAAAGATACTGGGGATGGAGACCGATTACTAAATTTTCAAGAGAAACACGTAACACTGCAATGAAAAAATAGTCTTAAACGATCGATAAAGGTCTGTATCAAAAGTAAAACTAATGAAATGCAACattacatacttttaaaacattCGTGCCAAAACAAGTTCAAGCTGAACCTAATAATCAGGACTCTACAGCAggaaaaatagaagacataaataagctgacaccaggaagaaaaaataattagtaaataCAGGACATTCAAGAAAACTGCTCTGGTCTcttcaaaaacaaaccaaaaacccatGGTTATGAGGGGGAAAGGTAGGGAACTGTTAGATGAAGAGAGTCTAAATAAACTTATCAACCAAACACAACTTACATACCTTGACTAGATCCAGTTTGGAAAACCTGGCGATGTTGATTTTGGTACAACCGGCactgtttgaattattttattaaggatCAGATGGTACTAGAGAAATAAGGTCAAATTTTCTAAGTATGATAATGGATTGCAATCCTTGTGATTGAGAGAACATCTTAGTTCTTAGGACATGTAAGCCACAATAAGAGATAAGTGTCAGGTGTaccaacttattttcaaatggctcagcaaatgtttgctgTTAAATCTAGGTGGGGAGTAGAAAGTgttcaatgtatttttcttttttttttttaatgtaagctctaagcccactgtggggcttgatcttcaattcaagatcaaaagttgcaggttctacagactgagccagccaggcgcccctaagtgtaCAGATTATTCTTTTAACTTCTTCAAAATAAGTTTGTAGGCAAAAGCTTGCCATCTGATCCACTTCATTTAAGTCACTGATGAAGCAGCTTCAAGAAGCTGAAGAGAAATAGCCATTCCAGAAGTAGGCAAAAAAGTAGCAAAATTCCATGAGGATGCAAAGAAGAAATTTTGTTACACAATGAAAAACTCATTGTAGTACCTTCACTAATCTTTCCATCATCCCCTCAACCCTTTGTCACAAGAGAAATCCTTGACCTTTTCATAGCCTGCAAGGATAGGAATCTCAGTCGGTATTATAGAAACGGAGGATTAGTTTCTTCCTAATCCAGATCCCCCAGAGGACGAATTCAAGTTTTCTTAACCAAAGGTGAAAGCTGCTAAACCCCCAAGCAAACCTCACTTTTGAAAGAACCATTCGCCAATCAAGGGAATGTTAATTAAGGtccaaaaagtttttaaaaagttgcttaaAACCAGGGCGCcagggggggctcagtcagtttaagcatcgactcttgatttcagcttagatcatgacctCCCAAGTACAGGAaatcaagtcccgcatcagggtctgagcttcagcctggagcctgcttgggattctctcttctccccactcccccacatgtgcacgctctctcaaaataaatacacctaaaaaAAGTTGCTTAAAACCCACTCTTATAACAAACCATTAATTGTTACAGGAACAGCTCATTGGCTTCCAGCATAGCTAAGTGAATTTCCCTAGAATTTTCATGTTGTACTTGCCCAATCATCAAGGTCAATGCAACTAAATGCTATCTTATGAAAGAACACTTATGTGGCCTGTGAATAGGCCCTCAGTTATGTTTATCAAAGAGCTTGGAACAAAAGGCTGCTAGGTACTACAAATGCAACACAAAGAACAGTTGTGTAAAGCAAAGCAGTTCTAAGTATCTCACTTGCTGGGTTTTCTGAGGCCAGAAACCTCATAGGAAAATAGCCCCGTGTGCACCACCCCCAAACCTGAATTTAACTACATTTAACAGTGATCCCCTTGAAAACAGGTCTTCCCTTACATTGTTTATTTgcaatagaaagaaaattatcaagATGCTGCTTAGTTAACATCTGAGATATACCATTTGCTcagtaaaaatatcaaatgaaaaagGAACTTGTAAGCTTGTATTCGTAAGTGAACGGACCTACACGACAGGACTTCGgttttttttgcctgcttttgacTGTTAATTTGACAAAGTAGGAATTAGCATAGCATGGCTGAGGCACCAACATCTTAATCGTGCAATGATATATATCACACGAGGATGAAAATTCACAATACATCCAATGCGAAGAATCACATGGAGGGGAAAAACTAAGTCAGGAAGGCATAAGCCACTAACTATAGTTAGCTTATGGGGAGTGgggaacaaaaaaagaagaggacaCAAGGTGGGAAGGATACTGGAGTAGGTTCTAGGCTCTAGACAGCCATACATTTTTCAACCAAGTTTCCACTAAGTCATGTACAAAGTGAGTTCCTTAAACCAAATGATTTCTAAGGTCCACCTCTAGATCAAATCCTAGAAAAAACAATCGAACATTTCAGATCCTTGTGAAGCCCAGGAAAACTATTAAATGCTAAAACAgaacaatgggggcacctgggtggttcaattggttgagcgtctgactttggctcaggtcatgatctcgcggtttgtgggttcaagccccatgtggggctctgtgctgacagctcagagcctgaagcctgcttcagattctgtgtctctctgcccctcccccacttgctcactctcaaaaataaaaacaaataaataaaaaataaaaacataacaacaATGGCATTAAAACTATTGAGAGTGGACACCAGAGCTCAAGGACAGCAATATAATGGgttacaaagagaaataaaacttttacatCTTCGCAAACGGACACCTAAATAGCTAAAGCCTATGCTTCCTTATAACAGGTATTTTTCATTACTAAGACGTGACTTAGTACACAAAGAAAAGTCCAAACCGTCAGCTTTTAGTCCTCCACATTCCCCTCTTTAATATGGCATTTTGCACTATATACATtaatgaaaatttgaaacaaacaaaaagaactttagtcaaactccccttcctcctccagctttATTGGAtagtttaaaattacatttctattttctaggACTTCAGTTGCTTTTTccatctgacttttaaaaactgattacAGCAAATGAAACACAGTTGTCTAAGTGATATAGTATACAAAAATAACATCTTGATTTCTGTGAAAATGCATTTCTCTGCAATTCCTGAATAACTCCAAATTATGCTAACTCTGAGCTTAGATGTTTACTCTGGGTTTTAGAtttagtctttgaaaaaaatgtgttctaaaCCTTTGTCATCACCTTATGTATATCCAGCATCAACGCTGTGATGAAGTTGTTCCTGTTTAGGCCTTTATCCCGATCTTTCTTGCACAGCCATTAACACacgtttgtctttttattttgtttactccCACTCAACTGTATGTTCTATGTAGGGCCTGATACAGATGTTACTTGATGTTATTTAATAGCTACTGAGGTCAGACAATCCAAGGCCATCATTATGctaaaattaaagttatttatgGAAGCTCATAGATACTTCCAGAATTGTTTTTACCTCCTACATGGGAACATATCCAAGAAACCCAGAACGGGCTtactggtctgactcaactcttCCCATTCATCAATCCCTATTCACCAGTGGCGCGGAAAGGGGGTTCTTTAACAAAGCATTATACATAACACCTCTACCAAACtaaacataaactttttttttgtagttaaatGCAGAAAGTCGATTTTTTTCCACCCCTTTCCTCCTTTTACACGGCAAGTAAAGCTCACTGGCCTGGGAGTAGCCTCTATCTGCCAACCTTTGGCCAGTGAAGAGGattcagagaaaataatacaaCCATCAATCAGAAAAAGGAGGGGcgacaaaggaaaataattaagctGTGGCTTCAATCGTGCATTCCCGTGCAAGGTGCCCTGACTCGCCACAGCGGTAACAGTTGACTTCACTTGTCTTGCTGCAATTGATGGCTACATGACCAGTTTCACCacacctacaaaaaaaaaaaaaaaaaaaaaaaaaaagaagagaaagaaattaagataatTTTCCACAATGTGTTCAGAAAGTACAAAACCATAGTGAAGCAATAATTAACTGCAGAACAAAAAGCAGTTAACAAGTGAAGGAACgtatttttccccctcaaaacaGTCTCATTAACCCCTAAACTAAGAGCAGAAAGGAGGAATTAGATAACAAAGTACTCAATCGTGCAACCTAAgccattacattaaaattaaaattttcactgtAGGAGATCCACCAATATCAAAACCAACACAACAATAACACTGGGCAAAATGctgttacctttttaaaaaagtttttagtaatctctacatcaaacatggggctcaaactcacaacctcaaaaTCAACAGTCGcatgctccactaactgagccatccaggtgccccaagatgttgAACCTTTATACAAATTAATCCCTAAGATCTCACTGGTATGTATGtatcaaaacttaccaaattttacactttaaatacgTACATTATATGTCACAACCACAAAGATTTCTGGTTGCAGGACAAAAGATttgtggatgggggtggggaggtgccttagtggctcagtcagttaagcatccaactttggcttaggtcatgatctctaggtttggGATTTCAAGTCCAGCATTGGGCTGTGTGTGAacagtgcggaccctgcttgggatttcctctctcccttctctctgtgccacccccacaaagataaacattaaaaacaaaacaaaaacagatctgTGTATGCGAATTATGAATTTAGTTTTCTCCAATGTCTCTGAAAACACCAAATTACAGCataacattaatttttacattaaaaattcccAAGTTGTGTAAGTTGTCCAGCAGCCATAAGCCACAAATTATCATGGTAGAATAGTGACTGATGTACAGATAGGCTGCTGGTTATATATGCTTAAAACCATTATCATCTGGTCACAACCAAATTTCACTGAATGTACTGGTCCGCAAGGTCCTTCCATTTATAGCTCACTTCTAAAATAATCTCTACAATGAGCTTTCCTTCAGTAACACCCTAACAACTTACCTATAGCACTTCACTTTGGTGCAGTCTTTTTGAATGTGTCCAAATTCTCCACAAGAATAGCACTTCTGCTCATCAGCATGGTCACAGTCACGAGCCAGATGGCCTGGTTTGCCACAGTTGTAGCAGcactgctctcgctctctcttggGCTCCTTGCAGTCCTTGGCAATGTGGCCACCTCTACCGCAGTTATAGCAGGCTTCAACAATAAGGAAAAGAAGCAGACCAAGACTATAAAACCTTTACATAACGTTGCTGTTCTAAGCCATACAATACAAAATCTCAAAAGTAGCAAGTCCTTTCCAATGCTACGTGCAGTAGTAGTACATCCTCACCGCTCCAAGTTCTAGAAGGGTATGAAAAGGAAGTATTAAATACTTACCATCCTCTTGAAGATCACAATCCTTGGCAAGATGACCAGACTCACCACAGCGATAACAGATGTCTGgaagagatgaggaaacaaactGGAAACCTATTTTgggcagaaacaaaaagaatttgaCTAATTAGACCAGTCTTGATACTAAGAAACACTGAAGtacttcaaaattttttattcGACAAAAATACCTCTATCCGAG
The Panthera uncia isolate 11264 chromosome A2, Puncia_PCG_1.0, whole genome shotgun sequence genome window above contains:
- the CNBP gene encoding CCHC-type zinc finger nucleic acid binding protein isoform X4: MSSNECFKCGRSGHWARECPTGGGRGRGMRSRGRGFQFVSSSLPDICYRCGESGHLAKDCDLQEDACYNCGRGGHIAKDCKEPKREREQCCYNCGKPGHLARDCDHADEQKCYSCGEFGHIQKDCTKVKCYRCGETGHVAINCSKTSEVNCYRCGESGHLARECTIEATA
- the CNBP gene encoding CCHC-type zinc finger nucleic acid binding protein isoform X2, which produces MSSNECFKCGRSGHWARECPTGGGRGRGMRSRGRGGFTSDRGFQFVSSSLPDICYRCGESGHLAKDCDLQEDACYNCGRGGHIAKDCKEPKREREQCCYNCGKPGHLARDCDHADEQKCYSCGEFGHIQKDCTKVKCYRCGETGHVAINCSKTSEVNCYRCGESGHLARECTIEATA
- the CNBP gene encoding CCHC-type zinc finger nucleic acid binding protein isoform X3; the encoded protein is MSSNECFKCGRSGHWARECPTGGGRGRGMRSRGRGFQFVSSSLPDICYRCGESGHLAKDCDLQEDEACYNCGRGGHIAKDCKEPKREREQCCYNCGKPGHLARDCDHADEQKCYSCGEFGHIQKDCTKVKCYRCGETGHVAINCSKTSEVNCYRCGESGHLARECTIEATA
- the CNBP gene encoding CCHC-type zinc finger nucleic acid binding protein isoform X1; the encoded protein is MSSNECFKCGRSGHWARECPTGGGRGRGMRSRGRGGFTSDRGFQFVSSSLPDICYRCGESGHLAKDCDLQEDEACYNCGRGGHIAKDCKEPKREREQCCYNCGKPGHLARDCDHADEQKCYSCGEFGHIQKDCTKVKCYRCGETGHVAINCSKTSEVNCYRCGESGHLARECTIEATA